From Luteitalea sp., the proteins below share one genomic window:
- a CDS encoding MFS transporter — MARGPGRALRDGRRPHHRRRSQRVKAASRLEPASPGPPALSLNATTALFAFAVAVVVTTEFIVVGLVPMIARDLAISLSESGRLVTWFALSSAFLGPPLTIGVSKLEARPVLVVALLIFGLGGLAATVIPSYPILVAVRVVQGAALPVFVSVGSAAIARIAGPGRDGRALALINVGVIVGAVLAMPAGVLLADRAGWSASFVGLLGRADARRNELAVRTALGCSRARIARQAKASRRRKPWCPCSRGRAVGGLGELPNAPPGRSPAPR; from the coding sequence GTGGCTCGCGGGCCCGGACGGGCGCTTCGTGACGGGCGCCGCCCTCACCATCGACGGCGGAGCCAACGCGTGAAGGCAGCGTCTCGACTCGAGCCGGCATCCCCGGGGCCGCCGGCGCTCTCTCTGAACGCCACGACCGCCCTGTTTGCCTTCGCGGTCGCAGTGGTCGTGACAACGGAGTTCATCGTCGTTGGCCTAGTGCCCATGATCGCGCGGGACCTCGCAATCTCTCTTTCGGAGAGCGGTCGTCTTGTGACGTGGTTCGCCCTGTCATCGGCATTCCTAGGGCCGCCGCTTACCATTGGTGTGAGTAAGCTCGAGGCGCGGCCCGTTCTCGTTGTGGCGCTGCTCATCTTCGGGCTCGGGGGCCTCGCGGCGACGGTGATCCCGAGCTATCCGATCCTGGTTGCTGTTCGTGTCGTCCAAGGCGCCGCCCTGCCCGTCTTTGTCAGCGTTGGCAGCGCGGCCATCGCCCGGATCGCCGGGCCAGGCCGCGACGGAAGGGCGCTCGCCCTCATCAATGTTGGCGTGATCGTGGGGGCAGTACTTGCGATGCCTGCCGGCGTCCTTCTGGCCGATCGCGCAGGCTGGTCGGCGAGCTTCGTCGGCCTACTCGGCCGCGCCGACGCGCGGCGAAACGAGCTCGCGGTCCGTACCGCCCTCGGTTGCAGCCGTGCTCGCATCGCCCGCCAGGCTAAGGCCTCGCGGCGGAGGAAGCCTTGGTGCCCTTGTAGCCGGGGCCGAGCAGTGGGCGGCCTGGGCGAGCTCCCGAATGCTCCCCCTGGTCGATCACCAGCGCCCCGTTGA
- a CDS encoding amidohydrolase family protein translates to MRCFLLILTLALAIPACSRESYDLLIVNGTVVDGTGAEGRREDVGIRDGRIVALGDLSSAQSARTIDATGLVVAPGFVDMHNHSDDTLLDEPRCESMIRQGVTTMVLGEGESQGPLREGERAWTTLGGYFDHVAHKGVAANIGSYVGQGQVWTYVKGHEMTPATPDEIEAMQEEIARAMREGAMGLSTSLLMPPANLVTNEQLADLARVAGEYGGIYSTHIRDEGEGVLDAVQEAINVGTWADIRVDIIHMKIAHRELWGRVSEIFTMIEQARADGHDIRANVYPYRAGNNNLRSIIPPWAHDGGNEKMLERLRDPRLRARMRREILEGLPGWYNHYLATGGGWGGMQLVALADERNAPFVGKRMSELIAARGGDPVEVLFDVLLEEEGSVSTIFFHHAEEDMQQVMKQPYTSIGSDGSAISRDGRRASTHVHPRWYGTFPRVLARYTRELKLLTLPEAVRKMTTMNAEKINVVDRGVLKTGNWADVTVFDPDTVADKATFEEPHQYPEGIPYVIVNGVLVLDNGKHTGALPGQVLTGPGYRRNPQQTD, encoded by the coding sequence ATGCGCTGCTTCCTCCTGATCCTGACGCTCGCGCTCGCCATCCCGGCTTGCTCGCGAGAATCCTACGATCTGCTCATCGTCAACGGCACCGTGGTCGACGGCACCGGAGCCGAAGGCCGGCGCGAAGATGTGGGCATCCGCGACGGACGGATCGTGGCGCTGGGCGATTTGAGCAGCGCTCAGAGCGCTCGGACCATCGACGCCACGGGCCTCGTCGTTGCGCCCGGCTTCGTCGATATGCACAACCACTCCGACGACACGCTGCTCGATGAGCCCAGATGCGAGAGCATGATCCGCCAGGGCGTCACGACCATGGTGCTCGGCGAAGGCGAGTCACAGGGCCCCCTCAGGGAAGGCGAACGCGCCTGGACAACGCTCGGCGGATACTTCGACCACGTCGCGCACAAGGGCGTCGCCGCGAACATCGGCTCGTACGTCGGCCAGGGGCAGGTCTGGACCTACGTCAAAGGGCACGAGATGACCCCGGCGACGCCTGACGAAATCGAGGCAATGCAAGAGGAGATCGCGAGAGCCATGCGCGAGGGCGCCATGGGCCTATCGACGTCCCTTCTGATGCCTCCCGCCAATCTCGTGACCAATGAGCAGCTGGCGGATCTCGCGCGCGTGGCAGGCGAGTACGGCGGCATCTATTCGACGCATATTCGCGATGAAGGCGAGGGCGTGCTCGACGCCGTGCAAGAAGCCATCAACGTGGGCACGTGGGCGGACATCCGAGTGGATATCATCCACATGAAGATCGCGCATCGTGAGCTCTGGGGCCGTGTCTCGGAGATCTTCACGATGATCGAGCAGGCGCGCGCAGATGGACACGACATCCGCGCCAACGTCTATCCATACCGCGCGGGCAACAACAACTTGCGATCCATCATTCCACCGTGGGCGCACGACGGTGGGAACGAGAAGATGCTCGAGCGCCTGCGGGACCCACGACTACGCGCCCGGATGCGTCGAGAGATTCTCGAGGGCCTCCCGGGCTGGTACAACCACTACCTCGCCACTGGCGGCGGTTGGGGGGGCATGCAGCTCGTTGCCCTCGCCGACGAGCGAAACGCGCCGTTCGTTGGCAAGCGTATGAGCGAGCTCATTGCTGCGCGCGGTGGGGATCCAGTCGAGGTGCTCTTCGATGTGCTGCTGGAAGAGGAAGGAAGCGTCTCCACCATCTTCTTTCACCACGCCGAAGAGGATATGCAGCAGGTGATGAAGCAGCCCTATACGTCGATCGGCTCGGACGGATCCGCGATTTCACGTGACGGCCGCAGGGCCAGCACACACGTGCACCCTCGCTGGTACGGCACGTTTCCACGGGTGCTCGCGCGCTACACGCGGGAGCTAAAGCTGCTCACCTTGCCCGAAGCGGTCCGGAAGATGACGACTATGAACGCCGAGAAGATCAACGTCGTGGATCGCGGCGTCTTGAAGACCGGCAATTGGGCAGATGTGACTGTCTTCGATCCGGATACGGTGGCGGATAAGGCGACCTTCGAAGAGCCGCACCAGTATCCAGAGGGCATTCCTTACGTCATCGTCAACGGCGTGCTCGTCCTCGATAACGGCAAGCACACTGGTGCACTGCCGGGTCAAGTCCTGACGGGCCCGGGTTATCGGCGTAACCCCCAGCAGACCGATTGA
- a CDS encoding TetR family transcriptional regulator produces the protein MPDRGRPRSFDRDAALRRAMELFWAKGYDGTSLSDLTTAMGINSPSLYAAFRSKQALFREAVRLYGASEGTEIWDAIPNAPTAREAIERFLHRTAESFTRRGKPRGCLIALGALHTRDGSDAVVCRELRDHRAQNAKTLRLRLERGVAEGELSEGFDCRAAATFYATVQHGMSIQARDGASRETLLAVAHCAMAAWNTLVSRSSPSKHLRPPKVRPETHWQRRGKNLPEKTRKAAVPP, from the coding sequence ATGCCAGACAGAGGTCGTCCACGCAGCTTCGACCGCGACGCCGCGCTGCGGCGCGCGATGGAGTTGTTCTGGGCAAAAGGCTATGACGGCACGTCGCTGTCAGACCTGACGACCGCGATGGGCATCAATTCGCCCAGCCTGTATGCTGCCTTCCGTAGCAAACAGGCGCTGTTTCGGGAAGCTGTGCGGCTCTACGGCGCAAGCGAAGGCACGGAAATCTGGGACGCCATTCCGAACGCTCCGACGGCGCGGGAGGCGATCGAGCGCTTTCTCCACCGAACGGCTGAGTCGTTCACGAGGCGGGGTAAGCCCAGGGGCTGCCTCATCGCGCTGGGCGCCCTTCACACGCGTGACGGGTCGGACGCGGTTGTCTGCCGCGAGCTACGAGATCACCGTGCCCAGAACGCCAAGACGCTACGTCTACGGCTGGAGCGCGGCGTCGCCGAGGGGGAGCTTTCCGAAGGCTTCGACTGTCGTGCCGCCGCCACGTTCTACGCGACTGTCCAGCATGGCATGTCCATTCAGGCTCGCGACGGCGCCTCGCGCGAGACGCTACTCGCGGTCGCTCATTGCGCGATGGCGGCGTGGAACACGCTGGTGAGCAGATCTTCACCCAGCAAGCACCTGCGCCCGCCAAAGGTGCGTCCAGAGACCCATTGGCAGCGACGCGGCAAGAACTTGCCGGAGAAGACGCGCAAGGCGGCGGTCCCACCGTAG
- a CDS encoding SDR family oxidoreductase, with amino-acid sequence MPGLKNKVALVTGGSRGIGASIAMRLGNEGANVALTYARSEEKARAVVSDIEAAGRRGLAIAADNADPAALDAAVEQTVAALGRLDILVNNAGIFSAGLLETVTLQDFDAAMAVNVRAVFIASKAAAGHMGQGGRIISIGSNLAERVPGPGLSVYAASKAALVGLTKGMARDLGSRGITVNVVHPGSTDTDMNPAEGPLADEQRSLMAIPRYGEPHDVAGLVAWLAGPDGRFVTGAALTIDGGANA; translated from the coding sequence ATGCCTGGACTCAAGAACAAGGTTGCACTGGTGACGGGCGGCAGTCGCGGGATTGGAGCGTCGATCGCCATGAGGCTCGGCAATGAGGGTGCCAACGTGGCACTGACGTATGCGCGCTCCGAGGAGAAGGCACGAGCGGTCGTCTCTGACATCGAAGCTGCCGGGCGGCGCGGTCTCGCCATTGCGGCGGACAATGCTGATCCTGCCGCCTTGGATGCCGCAGTGGAACAGACCGTGGCGGCTCTCGGACGACTGGATATTCTCGTCAACAATGCTGGCATCTTTTCGGCGGGACTGTTGGAGACGGTCACTCTTCAGGACTTCGACGCGGCCATGGCGGTCAATGTGCGCGCCGTGTTCATCGCGTCGAAGGCAGCCGCGGGCCACATGGGCCAGGGCGGGCGCATCATCTCGATCGGCAGCAACTTGGCCGAGCGTGTTCCCGGCCCGGGGCTCAGTGTGTATGCGGCGAGCAAGGCAGCGCTCGTCGGGCTCACCAAAGGGATGGCGCGTGATCTCGGCTCCCGTGGGATCACGGTGAACGTCGTCCATCCCGGCTCGACCGACACCGACATGAACCCCGCCGAGGGACCGCTGGCTGACGAGCAGCGCAGCCTCATGGCGATTCCGCGTTACGGCGAGCCGCACGACGTCGCCGGTCTGGTCGCGTGGCTCGCGGGCCCGGACGGGCGCTTCGTGACGGGCGCCGCCCTCACCATCGACGGCGGAGCCAACGCGTGA
- a CDS encoding PQQ-binding-like beta-propeller repeat protein: MRVQLGNVPLHRHKVTAVLVTCLIVPLGVRGTTSGQSAPEWPDYLGGADSSSYSALAQINRSNVHRLEIAWTYQAGANDRLRFNPIVVDGTMYALGKERSIVALDATSGKELWVYEHDPLFQRDITDRGINVWQRQDGSERRLLFAAGAYLQAIDARTGKLITSFGKNGKVDLREGLGRDPSSIIEFGFGSLGWTSPGRVFENLLIVGSRTGEAYNSPPGDIRAYDVVSGTLVWSFHTVPRPGELGYDTYPKEAHEYVGANNAWGDISLDEARGIVYVPTGSPTYDFYGGDRKGSNLFGNCLLALDARTGKRLWHYQVIHHDLWDYDNTAAPQLVTVTHEGQEVDVVAMAGKTGFLYVFDRVTGEPLWPIEERKVPASDVPGEEAWPTQPFPTAPPPFARQSFTVRDISPHLDAAEHAKWTDMVGSSVNKGLFTPPALQNTMQIPGNAGGANWGSTAADPTQGVVYVLSKDEPTMLKLERRPPRRQTLPEGPPEQIGRIVYEETCQACHGEGLRGVPPEIPSLVGVTTRLDSHTIKRTLLVGMGRMPPFKLGDRELTGLIAYLADPSTAEEAAAAFDAEHRADPEGRQADEATGPLRFWSDYGYMRPTIGPAPIAPPWSTMTAYDLNKGTIKWQVPIGEVPELVEKGIEHTGSGSPRGAVVTAGGLIFSGTPDGTFRAFDKDTGEELWTKKLPLNPLGVAATYEAGGRQYVVISASPLREESDESATPKEAEAIEPAGAAPAKAAETAEDEAQAAYFAFALPNQSNTTRQ, from the coding sequence ATGCGCGTACAGCTCGGTAACGTCCCTCTACATCGCCACAAGGTGACCGCCGTGCTCGTAACTTGCCTCATTGTCCCGCTCGGCGTCCGCGGCACGACCAGCGGGCAGTCCGCCCCCGAGTGGCCCGACTATCTCGGAGGCGCGGACTCGTCATCTTACTCGGCTCTCGCGCAGATCAATCGATCCAACGTGCATCGGTTGGAGATCGCCTGGACGTATCAGGCCGGCGCCAACGATCGACTACGGTTCAATCCTATCGTCGTCGACGGCACGATGTACGCACTGGGGAAGGAAAGATCTATTGTCGCTCTGGATGCAACCAGCGGCAAGGAGCTCTGGGTCTATGAGCACGACCCGCTATTCCAGCGCGACATCACTGACCGCGGGATCAACGTCTGGCAACGTCAGGACGGTTCCGAGCGCCGTCTTCTCTTTGCCGCGGGCGCCTACCTGCAGGCCATCGACGCGCGCACCGGGAAGCTCATAACCTCGTTCGGGAAGAACGGCAAGGTCGACCTGCGCGAGGGCCTCGGGCGAGACCCGAGCTCGATTATCGAGTTCGGCTTTGGTTCGCTCGGCTGGACCTCTCCCGGTCGCGTCTTCGAGAACCTCCTCATCGTCGGATCGAGAACAGGTGAGGCCTACAACTCGCCGCCTGGGGACATTCGTGCCTACGACGTCGTCTCCGGCACGTTGGTGTGGTCCTTCCACACCGTCCCGCGCCCCGGCGAGCTCGGATACGACACGTACCCCAAGGAGGCCCACGAGTACGTCGGCGCCAACAATGCTTGGGGCGATATCAGCCTGGACGAAGCCCGCGGGATCGTTTACGTGCCGACTGGGTCTCCGACGTACGACTTCTACGGCGGCGACCGGAAAGGATCCAATCTGTTCGGCAACTGCCTGCTTGCGCTCGATGCGCGGACCGGCAAGCGGCTCTGGCACTATCAGGTGATCCACCACGACTTGTGGGACTACGACAACACGGCCGCGCCGCAGCTCGTGACCGTCACTCACGAGGGCCAGGAAGTCGACGTGGTGGCGATGGCCGGTAAGACAGGCTTCCTTTATGTGTTCGACCGTGTCACTGGCGAGCCCTTGTGGCCCATCGAAGAGCGGAAGGTACCCGCCTCCGATGTGCCGGGCGAAGAGGCATGGCCGACGCAGCCCTTCCCCACCGCGCCGCCGCCGTTCGCCCGCCAATCGTTTACGGTGCGAGACATCAGTCCCCACCTGGACGCTGCCGAGCATGCGAAATGGACGGACATGGTGGGAAGCTCGGTCAACAAGGGACTGTTCACGCCGCCCGCCTTGCAGAACACGATGCAGATTCCTGGCAACGCGGGGGGCGCGAATTGGGGAAGCACGGCGGCCGACCCGACACAGGGAGTGGTGTACGTCCTGTCGAAGGATGAACCGACCATGCTCAAGCTCGAGCGGCGTCCACCGCGACGCCAGACGCTGCCGGAGGGCCCGCCGGAACAGATCGGCAGGATCGTTTACGAAGAGACCTGCCAGGCCTGTCACGGCGAGGGGCTCCGCGGTGTCCCTCCGGAGATTCCGTCGCTCGTCGGTGTCACCACGCGCCTGGACAGTCACACCATCAAGCGAACGCTGCTCGTGGGTATGGGCCGCATGCCGCCGTTCAAGCTCGGGGATCGCGAGCTGACCGGCCTCATCGCGTATCTGGCCGATCCGAGCACGGCGGAAGAAGCGGCAGCCGCGTTCGATGCGGAACATCGTGCCGACCCCGAGGGCAGGCAGGCCGACGAGGCGACCGGTCCCCTGCGCTTCTGGAGCGATTACGGGTACATGCGGCCGACCATTGGGCCAGCGCCAATCGCGCCGCCCTGGTCGACGATGACCGCCTACGATCTCAACAAGGGAACGATCAAGTGGCAGGTGCCAATCGGCGAGGTTCCAGAGCTGGTCGAGAAGGGCATCGAGCACACCGGATCGGGCTCACCGAGAGGGGCGGTGGTGACGGCCGGTGGTTTGATCTTCTCCGGCACACCAGACGGCACCTTCCGTGCCTTCGACAAGGATACGGGCGAGGAGCTGTGGACGAAGAAACTGCCGTTGAACCCGCTCGGCGTCGCGGCGACCTACGAAGCTGGCGGCCGGCAGTATGTCGTCATTTCCGCGAGCCCCTTGCGAGAAGAGTCCGACGAGTCGGCAACCCCGAAAGAGGCGGAAGCGATCGAGCCCGCAGGCGCGGCTCCAGCAAAGGCGGCGGAAACGGCAGAAGACGAGGCGCAAGCAGCATACTTTGCCTTTGCCCTACCGAATCAATCCAACACCACACGTCAATAG
- a CDS encoding DUF2384 domain-containing protein, producing the protein MVDLPDVMYVLAGARARQMRMRSWIDFHERLTGGLPKHMYQHVFRLIAAHPFHKDVVSGLERFVVAPATLKRRTDRLSPEESERLARVARLLAMATKVFDDPEDTARFLTRAHPLLGQKSPFELLKTDVGLRQVEDVLARILYGLPV; encoded by the coding sequence ATGGTCGACCTGCCTGATGTCATGTACGTGCTCGCTGGCGCGCGTGCGCGTCAGATGCGCATGCGGTCCTGGATTGATTTCCATGAGCGCCTCACCGGCGGCTTGCCGAAGCACATGTATCAGCATGTGTTCCGCCTCATCGCCGCACACCCCTTCCACAAGGATGTCGTGAGCGGGCTCGAGCGTTTCGTCGTGGCACCTGCTACGCTCAAGCGTCGGACGGATCGGCTCTCGCCCGAGGAGAGCGAGCGGCTCGCACGCGTCGCACGGCTGCTGGCGATGGCGACCAAGGTCTTCGATGATCCGGAGGATACCGCGCGGTTTTTGACGCGCGCTCATCCCCTCCTCGGCCAGAAGAGTCCTTTCGAGTTGCTCAAGACGGACGTCGGGCTACGCCAGGTCGAGGACGTCCTTGCCAGGATCCTCTACGGCTTACCTGTGTGA
- a CDS encoding RES domain-containing protein: MRAYRLGDARFPLLSGEGAALYGGRWNSPGRRVVYASCDLATAMLEYLAASNDIVAKHSVWLELTLPEAVAVERVGRADLPEWDAHPPYASRLFGDQWLARSESIALVVPSVVVPTGENIVLNPAHPGFSKISAAPPNPLRWDRRLARLLRQVLAASLPMGLWTHLWRAQVLAG, from the coding sequence ATGCGAGCGTATCGGCTGGGCGACGCCAGATTTCCGCTGTTGAGCGGCGAAGGCGCGGCGCTGTATGGCGGTAGGTGGAATTCGCCCGGACGGCGCGTGGTCTATGCGTCGTGTGATCTCGCGACCGCCATGCTGGAATATCTCGCAGCCAGCAACGACATCGTGGCCAAGCATTCGGTCTGGCTCGAGCTGACGCTACCGGAGGCGGTGGCCGTCGAACGTGTTGGCCGAGCAGACCTTCCGGAATGGGACGCCCATCCGCCGTATGCGAGTCGCCTCTTCGGAGATCAGTGGCTGGCGAGGTCCGAGTCAATCGCCCTCGTCGTCCCGTCGGTCGTCGTGCCTACGGGTGAGAATATCGTCCTGAATCCCGCTCACCCAGGCTTTTCCAAGATCTCTGCAGCTCCACCGAACCCGCTACGGTGGGACCGCCGCCTTGCGCGTCTTCTCCGGCAAGTTCTTGCCGCGTCGCTGCCAATGGGTCTCTGGACGCACCTTTGGCGGGCGCAGGTGCTTGCTGGGTGA
- a CDS encoding amidohydrolase family protein, protein MSTRWRRALLITIAGVVLLSGSARWLQGQDERYDLLVRGGRVIDGTGNPWFSGDVGIRGNRIAAVGQLDNASARRVIDATGLVVSPGFIDLHTHSDEPLVADGNAESKVRQGVTIDVLGEGSTVAPGDNLADARWRTFTDYFELLKRQGISMNVISHVSSEQVRRVVLGYETRPATPAELDRMKQLVARSMEEGAWGLVGRFESGGPPYPDEVLALAKVAATYGGNYATHHGSEGYEQDKEIAFAIRVAEEGKMPVHIFHLKIRGEELWPKLRSNVEQIQAARDRGLDVTANLYPYTAMQHGWSACFPLWMREGGPTKFAERLEQAMTDTALREKVKNDPEFIAWSKEHGWWEGIVLGTASTPENRKYEGMSVADIAKQRGDEDPADTIITLLAEEGGNVRGIFHNQSEENVEMVMRQPWVAPASDGSALNLDVAGFPHPRSYGTNVRVLGRYVREKKGLTLEEAVRKMSSLPAQILGLRDRGQIREGFAADVVVFDPATVGDTNSFEKPKSYAKGVLYTIVNGALVIDQGEHSGARPGRPLLGPGYKGTKASSAARP, encoded by the coding sequence ATGTCGACTCGCTGGCGCCGCGCGCTTCTCATCACCATCGCGGGAGTCGTTCTCCTGAGCGGCAGCGCTCGTTGGCTGCAGGGACAGGATGAGCGCTACGACCTCCTCGTGCGGGGAGGCCGAGTCATCGATGGGACCGGCAATCCCTGGTTCAGTGGCGATGTCGGTATACGAGGCAATCGGATCGCCGCCGTCGGCCAGCTGGACAACGCCAGCGCTCGACGCGTCATCGATGCGACCGGTCTCGTCGTCTCGCCCGGCTTCATCGACCTGCACACGCATTCAGACGAACCTCTCGTCGCCGACGGGAACGCGGAGAGCAAGGTTCGGCAGGGCGTCACAATCGACGTCCTCGGTGAAGGAAGCACCGTGGCGCCGGGAGACAACCTCGCGGATGCTCGGTGGAGGACCTTCACTGACTACTTCGAGCTGCTGAAGCGCCAAGGCATCTCGATGAACGTGATCTCACACGTCTCCTCCGAGCAGGTGCGTCGTGTCGTGCTCGGCTACGAGACACGTCCGGCGACGCCGGCCGAGCTCGACCGTATGAAGCAGCTCGTGGCGCGCTCGATGGAGGAGGGTGCCTGGGGGCTCGTCGGCCGCTTCGAGAGCGGGGGCCCGCCATACCCAGATGAGGTTCTGGCGCTGGCGAAGGTCGCGGCCACCTATGGCGGCAACTACGCCACGCACCACGGCAGCGAGGGTTACGAGCAGGACAAGGAGATCGCCTTCGCGATACGGGTGGCCGAAGAGGGCAAGATGCCCGTACACATCTTCCACCTCAAGATCCGTGGCGAGGAGCTCTGGCCGAAACTGCGGTCCAACGTGGAACAGATTCAGGCCGCGCGTGACCGTGGCCTCGACGTCACCGCGAACCTCTATCCCTACACGGCGATGCAGCACGGCTGGAGCGCCTGCTTTCCACTCTGGATGCGTGAGGGAGGTCCCACGAAGTTCGCCGAGCGGCTCGAGCAAGCAATGACCGATACGGCTCTGCGCGAGAAGGTCAAGAACGATCCGGAGTTCATCGCCTGGTCGAAGGAGCACGGCTGGTGGGAGGGCATCGTCTTGGGGACTGCGTCGACGCCGGAGAACCGCAAGTACGAGGGTATGTCGGTCGCTGACATTGCCAAGCAGCGCGGTGACGAAGACCCCGCCGATACCATCATCACGCTGTTGGCGGAAGAAGGAGGCAACGTCAGAGGCATCTTCCACAACCAGTCGGAAGAGAACGTCGAAATGGTGATGAGGCAGCCGTGGGTTGCCCCAGCAAGCGATGGCAGCGCCCTCAACCTCGACGTAGCAGGGTTCCCTCATCCGCGCAGCTACGGGACGAACGTTCGTGTGCTCGGCCGGTACGTCCGCGAGAAGAAAGGCCTGACGCTCGAGGAAGCGGTCCGCAAGATGTCGTCGCTGCCAGCCCAGATCCTCGGCCTGCGCGACCGCGGCCAGATTCGCGAGGGCTTCGCAGCCGACGTCGTGGTCTTCGATCCGGCGACCGTCGGAGACACGAACTCGTTCGAGAAGCCCAAGTCGTACGCGAAGGGAGTGCTCTATACGATCGTCAACGGGGCGCTGGTGATCGACCAGGGGGAGCATTCGGGAGCTCGCCCAGGCCGCCCACTGCTCGGCCCCGGCTACAAGGGCACCAAGGCTTCCTCCGCCGCGAGGCCTTAG